In Longimicrobium sp., the following are encoded in one genomic region:
- a CDS encoding cysteine desulfurase family protein — MSVLTASGPAGVADIVADGLRLPIYLDHHATTPVDPRVAAVVMHHMTTAFGNASSKDHEYGDEADAAVAAARRHVATLLDASPRSVVFTSGATESLNLALQGFVRAQLARTGSSGLVRIALPPVEHPAVLEVCQYLADRGEASLRMLPVDGHGRIDLEAVEYACQDGIDLLVVMAANNEIGNLYPLAEIGAIARRHGIPFLTDATQAAGKVEIRVRDWGISMLALAGHKMYGPKGVGALIVDPDLYLEPLFRGGGHQRGLRSGTLNVPGIAGLGEACRLRAAEMAQDEPAIARRRDRLQASLVDSITGLMVSGDLEHRLAGNLHISVPDVPSSAVVAQLRGRVALARGSACASSVDAPSHVLTALGFTNAVVRGSLRIGLGRSTTDTEIEVAGKWVSEAVTKIRHSLR; from the coding sequence ATGAGCGTGCTGACCGCTTCCGGTCCGGCAGGAGTGGCCGACATCGTCGCCGATGGTCTTCGGCTGCCGATCTATCTGGACCATCACGCCACCACTCCTGTGGATCCCCGAGTCGCCGCGGTCGTCATGCACCACATGACGACCGCGTTCGGCAACGCCAGCAGCAAGGACCACGAGTACGGCGACGAGGCTGACGCGGCCGTAGCCGCGGCACGGCGCCACGTCGCCACGCTGCTCGACGCTTCTCCGCGAAGTGTCGTGTTCACCTCTGGGGCGACCGAGAGCCTGAACTTAGCACTGCAGGGCTTCGTCCGCGCACAACTCGCTCGTACCGGCTCGTCCGGCCTCGTGCGTATCGCGCTCCCACCGGTGGAGCATCCCGCGGTCCTCGAGGTCTGCCAATACCTCGCGGACCGCGGCGAAGCCAGCCTCCGGATGCTGCCCGTCGACGGCCACGGCCGGATCGACCTAGAGGCGGTCGAGTACGCCTGCCAGGACGGGATCGACCTGCTCGTCGTAATGGCGGCCAACAACGAGATCGGCAACCTCTACCCGCTCGCGGAGATCGGGGCTATCGCACGGCGGCACGGCATCCCGTTCCTCACCGACGCCACGCAGGCCGCCGGCAAGGTGGAGATTCGCGTCCGCGACTGGGGCATCTCCATGCTTGCGCTTGCCGGCCACAAGATGTACGGCCCCAAGGGCGTAGGCGCACTGATCGTGGATCCGGACCTATACCTGGAGCCGCTGTTCCGCGGCGGAGGGCACCAGCGCGGCCTGCGCTCCGGTACCCTCAACGTCCCGGGCATTGCTGGACTCGGCGAAGCGTGCCGGCTGCGCGCCGCCGAGATGGCGCAGGATGAGCCGGCCATCGCGCGCCGGCGCGACCGGCTGCAAGCCTCCCTGGTGGATTCCATCACCGGCCTGATGGTGAGCGGCGATCTTGAACATCGCCTCGCGGGCAACCTGCACATCTCCGTCCCGGATGTGCCGAGTTCTGCCGTGGTCGCGCAACTCCGGGGCAGGGTAGCCCTCGCACGCGGTTCGGCTTGTGCGTCCAGTGTCGACGCCCCTTCGCACGTGCTAACTGCACTTGGATTCACCAATGCAGTAGTACGGGGCTCTCTGCGGATCGGCTTGGGACGATCGACTACGGACACCGAGATCGAAGTCGCGGGCAAGTGGGTATCGGAGGCCGTGACGAAGATACGGCATTCGTTGCGATGA